Within Zootoca vivipara chromosome 17, rZooViv1.1, whole genome shotgun sequence, the genomic segment GTAAGAATCTGTTCTGCCAGGCTGTGGAAAGGGAAGAGCAGAAACACCTTTTTTAAATTGGagatcacattttttaaatgctCCCATTTCTGTTGGGCTTTTCAATAGGGAGCCTTTTGACCCGAGGCatgtgctggctggtgctgaaggagttgtagcccaaaacatctggagggcatcaggttggcaaatgcTGCCCATTAGCATGCTTGCCTTATTAGTATTTGGCAAGTGAAGCTTAAAAACGCCAAAACTGCCATGCTTTGCCTAATATTGCAGTTGCATCCTGTAATCCATTCATTGTTGCTGATGAACTTTAcgaaacacatttttttcttcaggAAAATTAAGTGTTGCAGTAATTTCCACCCCACATTGCCACCTTATCCCGTGGCTTTACCAAAGGAGTCTTCCTGGCTCATGGGTGGTGACTTTGTGCACCAACTGATCTTCTTCCTCCTTGCTCTTTCCAGCTGCCTTTCCACATCGGCTGAACCTTTTCTACTTGGCCAATGATGTCATCCAGAACTGCAAAAGGAAAAATGCGATTGTGTTCCGTGAATCGTTTGCCGAAGTGCTCCCGGAGGCCGCCGCTTTGGTGAAGTAAGTTGATGACTTCCCCCTGCATttctcatccaacacaacagaaGTCTTTTCGTTTTGCTGCTTGCCCCAAACTCAAGTTGGTGTGCGGAGGAGGCTGGTTGGatttctttgtttgctttgtgAATGAACAGCAAGGCATGTGTGAAAGCAGGTTCTGTCACAGGGTACTTCTGAGGAAGCAGAAAGCTCAGTACGAGGGCAGGGCAGTGGCTTCTTCGTTAGGCAGGCTGTGCTAAGTGACAACACTCCTTGGCACTTTTCAGGGAACAAGACAGAAGGTCTCTGTCCCAAAGATCTTAAAATCTAAAATAGTTTCGTGATTTTAGCTCTGAAGCCACAGGATTTCGTGTTGATATTCAGctgtggctggggcagatgggaattgtagcccaaaaacaaACTGGAGGACATCCGGTTGGTGAAAACAGTCCTAAGGGAAAGGTATTAGGGGAAGATTTTTGCCTTTTCTCAGCGAACTATCCCTGTTTGCAGGTGTTGCTTGACTGCCTTGATCTAACCCCTGGTTTTACAAGCGCAGCACTGTTTTCCCTTTAGTAAGGACAACTTGTGCTAACTGAAAGCCAGGGCGTTGCCAGATGAAAAGATACTTTAGTCCATCTGTGAGCTCTGTCAATGCATTTCTTAAATTTGCACATGGAAAAACAGTCTACAGCTTCACCTTTTAGATGTATGTCTATTTCATGGTAGGAATGCACCTCTGGAGTGGAGGAAGAGACTTTAGCGAGTGGCAGATCCCTGCACTAGTGTTGTAAGATATGTGCTGAGGCTAAGACTCCTATTTATGTCAGAATTTGCATGTTTTttgtggaatttttttgggggggaatatcAGTTGTACATATTTTAGCCATTTGCCCCAACCTGTGCTGGTTGCTATCCCCACCTTCAGAAAATTATTGAAAGAGAAGGTAAGGTGAGAAGCctcctttttgcattttattttaatcagcCATCTCTTCTGGCACCTTGTATGTGCATAGAGGAGAGGGCAAATTGATGCACTAGAAATAGTCATGTTATCTATGTGTCCTTTTCAGAGATCCATCAGTCTCCAAATCTATAGAAAGAATCTTTAAAATCTGGGAAGATCGAAATGTGTACCCAGAAGAAACCATCATCTTACTGAAAGAAGCTTTAAGTAAGTTCTCCATTACTCTTTTTTCACATCTGTGCAGTTGTGGTGATGACTAGAGCGTGGGTGAGGCAGAGTTTGGTTTGAGATTACGAGGACAACGTTTTATCCTTTAAATCCATTAGCTATCATCTCCCTGCACCTGCACAGAAGTCAGTAGTGGCATTTTGCTTAGGGAGGAGAATTCTGGACTGTCTGCCACAGGTTGCTGTGGTTTACACCACTTGCCACTTAACTTCTGTCCTTAATTTTAAATATCCTAAAGGTTATTTAAATATCCagccctggggaaacccagccaggtgggtggggtataaataaattaataataataataataataataataataataataataataataataattacagttcTATGTGACACTGGTGAGTGATGCAGTCTTTTAGCTTGCTGGGGCAATAAAGTTCCAGTTCAACATTTCCGAGTGGAAAGTTCATTcagtacatttttgtatgcaactgtTAGGAAACTCTCCAGAGAATCAGGATCCCCCCTTGTTCCAGACTAACCTAATAGCCCTGCAGAGTAGCATTTGTACACTTAAGCCTCACAGGTGGTCATGATGTTGCACGATAAGTCCTGGTTTTGCTATTTTGACGATGCTTTTCGTTTGGGGTGCTGGTGTTAGCAGGTACCACCTCCCTTGTAATGCAGCCCTTGCCCCAGTCAATAGACTTCTCTTGCAGCAAGAGATCCTTTAACGTTGATTTCCAGGTTATCTATAGCCTTGCTGTTCCTCAGAGCTTGTTTGTCTGCAGAGCCCCTACTGATTAAATGCTGGGCTGGGTGGGCCATGAAAATAGAATGAGTTGTGGGGAGTGGCATGTTCAAAAAGTGTGAGAGACTTCCGTATTTAATTTGCACGGTGGAATCTTTCAAGTCCATTTAAGCTGCCAGACATCCATGGACATAAGGCTTCCTGTCTGCGCTCACAAGCCAAGCGAAAGGGGCTTTTAAACTACTGCCTGCAAATTCACTTGAGGTCCCAACTCTGTTCCTTGAGATTGCCAACTTCGTCCTTTTCATGTAAAGCCTGATTGAAATCCTGAAAGGCGGAGGGACCCGTCCTCAGAAGTTTCTGCATTGTAAGCTCAGATTTTTGGTTTTAAGTCTCCTGCTGCTTTGCCTTGTCAAATGTTTACCAGCAGGTATCAACCTCTattggtctctctctttctctccctttttttattttaaacatgtatAGAGACTCCTAAAGGGCATCCCATAATCTCagactgcaaaacaaaaaacaaaacaaaacaaaaatgttttccagGTTCCACTTTCAAAGCTcagaagcagcagaaagaaaCTCAGAGCAAACAGCCAACTAAGTCATGGAAGAAACCGCAAAGTAAGGAAATCCTCACGGGAAACGGTCTGAGCTTTTAATATGTTAACCTCCTTGAGGAACAGCCtagaaaagacacacacacagcaaaaaaaaaaaaacctcaccgtAGGCACTCACGGTGCCTTGTGTTCTTCGTCAGGCTGGCAGCGTCCTTTGCTAAAGGCACCAAGAGAGGCACTTCTTAAAATTATGCAGGACATATGACTCTGTTTAAATTAGCCCATGGTGTACAGAGAAAAGACGTGGTGGGGTGTTTAGGGGAGCTGAAAGACGGCGAGGCAGCACGCATGCTTAGTGAGTGGCAATTTAAGCCTGGCTGGTCAGACTTGAAGCCAAGGACCTGCATCCAGTGGCAGAGGACTAGGTTAACTTAAACAGCAGGCTCCTTTAAAAgcagcggggagagagagagcatgcagaTAACAAACCGTCTTTGGCATTCTCGGAGAACAGCTTAAAAGTCACCAGCACAGCAGCAGTACAGACAGGAAAGCCCCAAATGGCTAAGAGAAGATGACCAATGGGACGTCAGACAGGAAAGGCTTCTGTCAACCGCATTAGGCTAATATTTGGGAGTTGGGCTTGGATCCACCTGGAAACCAGTTTGGCAGAAGGCCGAAAGCCTATCTCTAACGGCATGTTGTTCCTCTGTCAGGAGAAGAGACGTAACGGATGCTGCAAATAGTCTTCATTTTGCTAAGCAACATCTGGATTTATCCTGAAAGGAGTATTCCGTTCTTCCTCTCTGGAAGCAGCAAATTAGAGCAAGGAAGCTAAGGCATTGCTTTCCAAGcatttggcaggggtgggggatacCGCAGAATGACCCACCTCTCACAAGAAGTTGCCCGTCACATCTCTGCATTAGTTGCTGCCCTGCACTAGGACAGAACAGGCATTCATGCAGAGGAGCAGATGGATGAGGGGATTCCTCCTCTTGCCTCTTTTAGAGTAAGAGGCACAGCAGTGCGCTCAGAGGTTTTGGGGAGCGGGACGGTTGGTGGCAGAGGGCTGTTCCTGGGGAGCAACCAACCTGGGTGTATCACTCCCTGCATGTGTGAAGCATCCGTGTTACAATTGAGTGTGGAGGGAGGATAGTGGCTTCCTGCTGGGGGATTTTGCACAGACCCTTGCATGTGGGAAATGAAGGAGGGGGTTCTCCTCTAGAATGCTGCACCTACCTGCACAATCTTCCTTAAACACCTTGTTCCTTTGTTCCCACAGCCTCTACAAATCCCAAAGCTGCACTGAAGTCCAAGATAGTTGCAGAATTTCGAGTAAGTCCAGTAACCTCCTCACCTTATTCTGAACTCTGCATCCATATCTGCCTTAAGATGGAGTGTCAATGAGGTAGCAGACTGGGTAGGGTAGACACTCCAAGGAGCTCTGCAAGTTTTTCAAGCTACCCATAGGGATGCGGGCGTAAACAAGAAACttaagaagagcatgctggatcaggccagtggctcatctagcccagcatcctgttcccacagtggccaaccaagggaagcccacaagcagaatccaagcacaagagcgccAACCTCTTTTGctgcttccagcagctggtctGAACGggaaggcagagcatggccatcgtggctagttgccattgatagccctctccatgaatttgtccagtctttTTTTGAAGCTGGTGGGTGTAACTACCCACATGAGAGGGAATTCCATAGTTTTAGAAGGAGCCCGTGAAGAAGTGCTTTTTTGGAAGCAGCACAAATATGGCCAATCCCccatatttgaaaacaaaaaatctaGCATGTcttgttcattctctctctctctcgctttttacacacacacacacacaaccagtcaTGTGCTTGGATGTATTTTGACATatccacatattttaaaaagattagAAGGGGCAGATTTGGAAATCCTATTACAAAGGCCAAAGTATAGAACCTGGAGCCTTGTTAGCAGCTTGGTCAACCGGAGGAGGAGGCATATCCGGGGCCTGCGTGTTCTTGCTGCTGGGTGTGTATTTAATGGTCACCTTTTGCCCACTGCCACACAGTGTGGCGCATTGTTGCCCTGGTGGTCGAGATGGCAGTCAAGAGGTCAGAGGTCAGCACTGTACAAGGGAGGGAGGTCAGGGAAATTGGGTGTTGGAGGGGCAGAGAAGCTaccctagaaaaatgccatgccGGAAAAATGTCTTGCGTGCCCCACATCTGCAACGGTTTCCCATCTTTCTGTACACAAGTGGgactccccaccccaagaattGGAAGCATTTGCACTGCATtcttctctccctgcctgcctccccgcAAAGTACTTTCAGCTTCATAAATcagtttgcttccatttttgtgtctgacGGAATCCACACCtctcatttttcttctctctctctctctctctccctccctccctccctccccccctccctccctccccatccagcCGCAGTCCCTGGTTGATGAGCTGCTCTGCTACAAGCGGTCCGAGGACCAGATAGAGCTGAAGGAAAAGCAGCTCTCCACCATGCGAGTCGACGTCTGCAGCACCGAGACTCTGAAGTGCTTAAAAGGTGCAGTGCACAGGCAGGGTGGGGCATCGGGTTTCCCTTAAGCCACGTTACCTTAAGAATTGCCTGAACCCTTATATATTCCTGCCTGTATACAAGTACGCACACTCCTATCCTCCCATGTCCACCAAGGTGTAGGGTCAATGGCTTGTCTCCACaaagttctgctcagagtagtTCCCGAGTAGTTAGGTCTACTAACTTAATTGGGTCTACCctgaagatctcccagggtgggaggctgggaggagaaaaggaagctcccaggtgagaggtgggagagtccaccaccttctgtgtGAGACAAGAATTAAAATCTACCTTTGGGAGAGGGCTTTGTATTGTATtctaatttctctctctttctcttttgctttgaTGTTTCTTTacttttagtttgttttttattatattgtatcTTGAAAAGtttcagcaatttttttaaataaaaaaatgagtctgagtaggactagcattagcCATCACCTGCTGTCTTTCAAGGGAGGGAGGGTcagtctctcttgctctctctcttccccctgctaagcaaaaaaaacccaaaacctccTTTCCCTTTCAGACAAAACAGGGGGAAAGAAATTCTCCAAGGAGTTTGAGGAGGCGAGTGCCAAGCTGGAAGAGTTTGTCAACAGCCTGGGCAAGCAGGTGAAAAGCGGCCCATCCTTGACAGAGGTGCTCGAGAACGCGGGGATCTTCTACGAAGCGCAATACAAGGAGGTCAAGGTGGTGGCAAATGTGAGTGCAAAGGGCCTTCTCCACTCCATAAAGCAGCCTCCCTGCTGAGCACATGGTGCTCTCCAAGtgtcttggactacaacacccatcagccctggGCATTGGCCAGGGGGGCTTGGTGGAGTTGCCGTCCGAAATGTCCCACAAGCACCAAGTTCAGAAAGGCTAAAACATCAACTGAGTCAGTGTAGTTAACCCAGTCTCATGTTCACTGGAAACCAGTGGCTTTCAAACTGTGCTATTGGGAGTGGAGGGCAGTTTCCCTCCAGAACTCTACTGAGGATTTCTTAACAAACAGATTGGTGATGAACAAGCAGCCAGTTCTGTGTTGCTCTGGGCAACCACAGGAGAGCATTGGGTGTGCTCCAGAGTGTCCTCTTGGTTCATGCGGGGCAGCACCCAGGTGTAAGGGGCAGAGTCTCTTCAGTGGTGGCACCAAAACATCATAGGATCAtcttcgttgttcccgcaaggggacaatgacaataaagatatcttatcttgaAATCCCTTCTCCAACCCGCTgcaaccacagctaaagaatcactgacagatggccacccaacctctgcttaaaaatctccaatgaaggagagtccgccacctcctgagggagtctgttccactgtcaaatagctcttacagCCAGGAGgttttttcctaatgtttagtcagagtctcctttcttgtaatctgaatgcattggttcaggtcctactttCTGGACAGCAGAAAGCACAAATATTTGTGCACGCTTGTTAAAGGTAAGACGTGAacactgcttttctctctctcattccacCACTTTGGCCAGGCTTACAAGACCTTTGCTAACAGAGTGAACAACCTCAAGAAGAAACTGGATCAGCTGAAGGCGACGCTTCCTGACCCTGAAGAATCGCCAGTCCCCTCCCCGAGCATGGACGCCCCCTCCCCGACTGGCTCGGAGTCTCCCTTCCCTGGGATGGGGGAGGACGACAACTCCCCTGGTCCAGGGCCAGAAAGGGAGAAGTCTCCGACTCCAGAGCCCGCAACGGACAATCGTGATGTGGAGGATATGGAGCTCTCcgatgtggaggaggaggaggaggccccaaaGATCATTGGTAGGTTGTCCATCAGTTGGGGGGGGCGTGTTCCCAAAGTGGACAGTACTGCCCCCTTGGGGGCACTGGGGTTACTTAAGGGGGACACCAGAGTTTTAAATGACTATTGGAGTTTGAAACGTTTGCAGCAAGAGCTGGTTCAagctcatcagttttgttgaatgaattaaactaaatagtttgaATCAGATTTTGTGATTCAATATGCagttaattgttactgttttgaattttatcgtGTTCTTTCCATTGTGGGTCGTGCAAAGCACTCTTCTATATAATGTTTTTcatagggggcactggggatgagtttaggAAACCAAGCTGGCAGTTGCCCCAGAAGGTTTATGAAACACATAAACTGCCACATCAGGGTGGGGTGGAATAAGGAACGGAAATGGTTAGAATTGTTCTAAACTTTGTTTCGCACACACAGACAGTAATGCAAACATGATGAATGACCATATGAATGAATTCTGTGCATTTTCCATCTCCAACTTCGTGCCCTTTGGATGTTTGGCTGCCAATCCTATTATCCACTGCCAGCATGGGGAGTGCATTCTAATACCTGGAGGGTCCCTGCTTAGGGAAAGCTGGTGTGGACTGAGCAATGCCCTCTCCTCACTGTCTCCTCTCTGTGTCTTTTGTACCAGTGGACGAACGGAAAGAGAAGCCGGCTGTTTCAACAATGCCCCCTGCAAAGATGGTTGAAAGCATCCCGAAAATGTCTCCTTCCACGacagctgcagcagcagtagcagcagcagtgccaccaccgcaagcagcagcagcagcagtagcagcagtgctACCTGCTCCGGGTGTGGCAACGCTGGCTCCAAGCCCCATCACCCCTCTGACCCCTAAGCCGGCTACCCCAGCAGCACCCCTTCCTCAGTCCCCTGCCCTCGCCTTGCCGAACCTTGCCAATGTGGATTTGGCTAAGATCAGCTCCATTCTCAGCAGCCTCACCTCGGTGATGAAGAACACAGGTGAGAGTCACGTGTCCTGGTGCTCGGTGACACCTGGACTGGGTCTTGGGTGTCTGTGTCAAGGGGTGGAGTCCTGAGGTTAAAGAGCGCCTTTGGGCTGGGACTTTGCAGGCTGAATAAATGATGCAAACTGGGTCTATGTTCTCCTTGCATAACCTGCCTCTCTGCTTGTTAGTTGTGGGAGGGGCAGTGGCACTGAAGCCCCGCCCCCAACACTGGAAACCACATTTGGCCACCCTTCTTGGTGTGAGGTCTGCATTGCTTGCTCACTTTTTCCAGCATATCTTTGTACCCATGAGAGCTagaaaagtttaaaaagaaaagaaaagtggaaaTGTTTGGGGAACTGAATTCTCCTCCAAACTCTGCTTCTTACGGGTTTTCTTCACCTCCACAAAGTCCTGGCCCAACCTGACTTCCCAGCCTTTggcaccctctctccctcttgcattttttttatatggTAACTGAGCTTCTTGGAGTTTGGGGGTGAACCATGGTCCTTATCCTGCCTTGGGGGTGTGTCAGGCCCAGAGGCTTCTGTATAATTCCACGTTGTGCAACCTTTTCTTCTCTCCAGGCGTCAGTCCTGCCTCGAGACCTTCTCCTGGCACCCCAGCCAGCCCAACGACACTTATGAGCGGTCTGAAGACCACAGGGATGGGCCCCCTGACTGCCCCTCCAAACCCTTTGGCCAATATCTTCTCCAAAGTCGAGATCACCCCCGAAAGTATCCTCTCGGTGCTCTCCAAGAGCCAGAGCCAGTCTGCACCAGGCCTGCAAGGTAAGTAGGTAGTCAGCCTGGGAGGGATGGGGCCAGTGGTCAAACTGAGCCTCCCGCGAGCATTAATGGGGGACTCCCTTGCTGGAATGGACCTTcttagttgcccccccccccccggctgatgCAGCTTGCTCCTTGAAGAGCAGCTTCAAGCTTAAAATGTGCCAGAATGTCCTTAGTATTGTTTTCAGGGGGAATGTTTATTTAGGGTGATTTCATACTCCTAGTTAACCGATTGGAATCAGCCTGCTTGATGTTGGATGTCATCTTCAGTTTATATTCATTTTGCAAAGGTTGGGATCCAAGTAAGTTCTGCTTAATGGACTGAGATTCAGTTGCATTGGCTAATTTAAGCAGTTCTCCTCTTAAGTAGGACTAACATTTGAGACAACCCTGTATCCCAAAATCACAGTGATACATAAAATAACTTGTGGCCACATGCCTGCTTGACTCAGGTAGAGGGGAATTAGGGCTCTCGGAGGCCACGTTGAGATTGGCAGAACTGTGTGGTTGCAGATTGGGGCTTCCCGGGACCCTTGGCCAGCAGCAAAATAATCCAATAAAACGGTTAGATAAAATAACAACCTGGGTTGGCTTCAATTctaaaaggattttaaaaataactggCAAAGGGTCGCTGAAAGGCTACTGCTTTATGGAGGTAGTTCTCTCGCCCCTCTTGCTTCTTGATCAGAATGTTCCTCTTCCGCTCCAGGTCTGTCCTCGTTCCTCCAGAGTGTGGCTGGGAACACAGCCCAACCCACCGAGATGGCATCCCAGAGTTCGTCGGCATCGCCGGCCAACACGACAGCTTCTTCTGTAAAAGGAAGGAACATTTCCTCTAATACTCAGCCCTTCATGCCCCAGAGTTTTGGCTATtctccaaattcctcctcctcggCTGAGGTCTCTTCCACCTCGGTCAACAAGGTTCCTTCTGGGCACAGTGTGGGGCTCCCCAGTTCCAGTTTCAAGCCTCCCACAAATTCCTTGGGGTTCTCTGGCTCCCACAATGTCAGCCCTTCCCTTCGGCCGGCTGAGAACCCCACGAGCCAATCCTCCGAGCTGGCGGAGGCCAAGCTCGAGTCAGAACCCCCGTCCCCGAGTCTGGAAATGAAGATACACAACTTCCTGAAGGGGAACCCAGGTTTCAGTGGCTTGAACCTCAACATCCCCATTCTGAGCAACCTGGGGTCTGCCGCTGCACCCCCCGAGAGCCAGTCGTCGTCCTCCGATTTCAACCGCGGACCCACAAGCACCTCTATGGACAGCATTGATGGGACCCCCGTCAGGGACGAAAGGAGCGGGACTCCGACTCAGGATGAGATGATGGACAAGCCGTCATCCAGCAACGTGGACACCATGTCACTGCTGTCAAAGATCATCAGCCCCGGATCCTCTACTCCGAGTAGCACAAGGTCACCCCTTCAAAGACAGGATGACAGCTACCCCCAAGAACTGTCCAACTCTGTGTACAGGTCCTTCAGCTTGAGCCGAGATTCTCCAGCCAGCATGTACAAGCAGTCCTCCGATGGGATAGAGTTGCCTTCCTCTTTAATGGACTCCCCGCAAGAGAAGTTCTACCCAGACACCTCATTCCAGGAGGATGAAGATTACCGTGACTTTGATTACTCTGGCCCACCGCCTTCTGCTTTGGTGAACCTGGAGAAGCAGCCAGGAAAGTCAATCCTGAAGTCCAGCAAGCTTTCTGACCCCTCTGAGTACCCGTCTGTTCTGTCGAGTTACGGTCAATGTGCCTCCGGCTTTGGCCTGAAATCTGCTTTCCCCCAGTCAATGAGAGCTCTCCACGACCAGAGCGAAAGCTGTGACCCTTTGCCTTCGCCTGGAATGTACGGAGGATACGGTTTGCGGGGAAATGACTCTGGCTCAGATGCTTCGCCTACGCCAAGCAAGAACGATGTCTTTTTCCCACCGGATTCCAATCACAACAGCTTGTCCAAACCCATGCCTCAGAAGCAGTATCCGGATTCCCCTCACTTGGTCCCTCAAAGGTCGCTTTTCTCCCCCCAGAATGCGCTCCTGGCCCCAGGCAGTAGACTCCCCACAAGCAACACAGACAAGCCTGTTGTGTCTTCCATCTCAGCCACTTCAACCATTGAGTTCAAGAACATGCTGAAGAACGCCTCCCGCAAGCCCTCGGACGAGAGCAAGCATTTTGGCCAGGTTGCAAAAGGGGGCCTCAGCGACAGCACAGGCCTGTCCGGCCTTGGCCAGGTGGGGGTTCCTCCAGGTggggagcagcagaagcagcaagaggAGCATTACCGGATCGAGACCAGGGTGTCGTCATCCTGCTTAGATTTACCCGACAGCACCGAAGAGAAGGGAGCCCCCATCGAAACGCTGGGCTACCACAATGCCTCCAGCAGGGGCATGCCTGGCGAGCCCATTCAGACAGTAGAGTCCATAAGAGTCCTTGGGAAAGGGAGCAGAGGCCATGGGCGAGAGACCCCCAGAGCGGGGTGGTTTGAGTTGAGCAGCGCAGGTAGTACCTTCGATAACGGTCCTTCGGGTACGACGGAGATGCCCCCCATGGGAACCGGCGGCGGTGGTGGCAGTGGTGTGTCCGGCTTCCAGACCCAGTACAAAGACCATGGGCCGCCGTTCCAGGAGAACGTCAACAACTTCAGACCCGGCGGCTTTGCCGCTGCCACCTTCGACCGCCACGTGCCGCCCCCTTCCCTTGAGCACGGGGCGTCTTTCCCCATGGAC encodes:
- the RPRD2 gene encoding regulation of nuclear pre-mRNA domain-containing protein 2 isoform X1, with the translated sequence MAAGGSGGGKASSSSSSSSSSSTSSSSSAVAGGGGGPASSSSSSGPLEASLDRKLQGVTNTMESIQGLSSWCLENKRHHSTIVHHWIKWMRRSAFPHRLNLFYLANDVIQNCKRKNAIVFRESFAEVLPEAAALVKDPSVSKSIERIFKIWEDRNVYPEETIILLKEALKTPKGHPIISDCKTKNKTKQKCFPGSTFKAQKQQKETQSKQPTKSWKKPQTSTNPKAALKSKIVAEFRPQSLVDELLCYKRSEDQIELKEKQLSTMRVDVCSTETLKCLKDKTGGKKFSKEFEEASAKLEEFVNSLGKQVKSGPSLTEVLENAGIFYEAQYKEVKVVANAYKTFANRVNNLKKKLDQLKATLPDPEESPVPSPSMDAPSPTGSESPFPGMGEDDNSPGPGPEREKSPTPEPATDNRDVEDMELSDVEEEEEAPKIIVDERKEKPAVSTMPPAKMVESIPKMSPSTTAAAAVAAAVPPPQAAAAAVAAVLPAPGVATLAPSPITPLTPKPATPAAPLPQSPALALPNLANVDLAKISSILSSLTSVMKNTGVSPASRPSPGTPASPTTLMSGLKTTGMGPLTAPPNPLANIFSKVEITPESILSVLSKSQSQSAPGLQGLSSFLQSVAGNTAQPTEMASQSSSASPANTTASSVKGRNISSNTQPFMPQSFGYSPNSSSSAEVSSTSVNKVPSGHSVGLPSSSFKPPTNSLGFSGSHNVSPSLRPAENPTSQSSELAEAKLESEPPSPSLEMKIHNFLKGNPGFSGLNLNIPILSNLGSAAAPPESQSSSSDFNRGPTSTSMDSIDGTPVRDERSGTPTQDEMMDKPSSSNVDTMSLLSKIISPGSSTPSSTRSPLQRQDDSYPQELSNSVYRSFSLSRDSPASMYKQSSDGIELPSSLMDSPQEKFYPDTSFQEDEDYRDFDYSGPPPSALVNLEKQPGKSILKSSKLSDPSEYPSVLSSYGQCASGFGLKSAFPQSMRALHDQSESCDPLPSPGMYGGYGLRGNDSGSDASPTPSKNDVFFPPDSNHNSLSKPMPQKQYPDSPHLVPQRSLFSPQNALLAPGSRLPTSNTDKPVVSSISATSTIEFKNMLKNASRKPSDESKHFGQVAKGGLSDSTGLSGLGQVGVPPGGEQQKQQEEHYRIETRVSSSCLDLPDSTEEKGAPIETLGYHNASSRGMPGEPIQTVESIRVLGKGSRGHGRETPRAGWFELSSAGSTFDNGPSGTTEMPPMGTGGGGGSGVSGFQTQYKDHGPPFQENVNNFRPGGFAAATFDRHVPPPSLEHGASFPMDQIGPPPPTGPQSLPPKDLGSLFSRDHSVPPPRMPSVDHTGPFSKEAASPLGLPHGVPPPPSLERSGVPFPTQPPPPLPGEHGSVPFSSPPPPPGDLGLPFPAPPLATERQSPLAVHQGTMKEHFSMPSGASRDQLGQGQRDHGGRARENMGLGTLPRDPLGAALNISSSVPPHRDATNRGGLGIRNQRPDFRPRELFLNRDPFNSLKRPRPPFARGPPFFAPKRPFFPPRY
- the RPRD2 gene encoding regulation of nuclear pre-mRNA domain-containing protein 2 isoform X2 encodes the protein MAAGGSGGGKASSSSSSSSSSSTSSSSSAVAGGGGGPASSSSSSGPLEASLDRKLQGVTNTMESIQGLSSWCLENKRHHSTIVHHWIKWMRRSAFPHRLNLFYLANDVIQNCKRKNAIVFRESFAEVLPEAAALVKDPSVSKSIERIFKIWEDRNVYPEETIILLKEALSSTFKAQKQQKETQSKQPTKSWKKPQTSTNPKAALKSKIVAEFRPQSLVDELLCYKRSEDQIELKEKQLSTMRVDVCSTETLKCLKDKTGGKKFSKEFEEASAKLEEFVNSLGKQVKSGPSLTEVLENAGIFYEAQYKEVKVVANAYKTFANRVNNLKKKLDQLKATLPDPEESPVPSPSMDAPSPTGSESPFPGMGEDDNSPGPGPEREKSPTPEPATDNRDVEDMELSDVEEEEEAPKIIVDERKEKPAVSTMPPAKMVESIPKMSPSTTAAAAVAAAVPPPQAAAAAVAAVLPAPGVATLAPSPITPLTPKPATPAAPLPQSPALALPNLANVDLAKISSILSSLTSVMKNTGVSPASRPSPGTPASPTTLMSGLKTTGMGPLTAPPNPLANIFSKVEITPESILSVLSKSQSQSAPGLQGLSSFLQSVAGNTAQPTEMASQSSSASPANTTASSVKGRNISSNTQPFMPQSFGYSPNSSSSAEVSSTSVNKVPSGHSVGLPSSSFKPPTNSLGFSGSHNVSPSLRPAENPTSQSSELAEAKLESEPPSPSLEMKIHNFLKGNPGFSGLNLNIPILSNLGSAAAPPESQSSSSDFNRGPTSTSMDSIDGTPVRDERSGTPTQDEMMDKPSSSNVDTMSLLSKIISPGSSTPSSTRSPLQRQDDSYPQELSNSVYRSFSLSRDSPASMYKQSSDGIELPSSLMDSPQEKFYPDTSFQEDEDYRDFDYSGPPPSALVNLEKQPGKSILKSSKLSDPSEYPSVLSSYGQCASGFGLKSAFPQSMRALHDQSESCDPLPSPGMYGGYGLRGNDSGSDASPTPSKNDVFFPPDSNHNSLSKPMPQKQYPDSPHLVPQRSLFSPQNALLAPGSRLPTSNTDKPVVSSISATSTIEFKNMLKNASRKPSDESKHFGQVAKGGLSDSTGLSGLGQVGVPPGGEQQKQQEEHYRIETRVSSSCLDLPDSTEEKGAPIETLGYHNASSRGMPGEPIQTVESIRVLGKGSRGHGRETPRAGWFELSSAGSTFDNGPSGTTEMPPMGTGGGGGSGVSGFQTQYKDHGPPFQENVNNFRPGGFAAATFDRHVPPPSLEHGASFPMDQIGPPPPTGPQSLPPKDLGSLFSRDHSVPPPRMPSVDHTGPFSKEAASPLGLPHGVPPPPSLERSGVPFPTQPPPPLPGEHGSVPFSSPPPPPGDLGLPFPAPPLATERQSPLAVHQGTMKEHFSMPSGASRDQLGQGQRDHGGRARENMGLGTLPRDPLGAALNISSSVPPHRDATNRGGLGIRNQRPDFRPRELFLNRDPFNSLKRPRPPFARGPPFFAPKRPFFPPRY